In Pseudodesulfovibrio hydrargyri, a single window of DNA contains:
- the argF gene encoding ornithine carbamoyltransferase, producing MPKHFLTILDIPKDEVKQVVLRAKEMKDGKVRTDLLDGKTLLLIFEKASTRTRVSFEVGVRQLGGDPVFIAARDSQLGRSEPLKDTARVLSRYADGVIVRTFGQEKLETLVDYGDIPVVNALTDEYHPCQVMADVLTMYERTPDLEKVKVAWVGDGNNMAHSFINGSAAFGYELRLACPEGYRPDTAILDKAVSLGARITLTDDPKVAVAGADYVNTDVWASMGQEEEQKKREAAFAGYMVDESLMGLAAPNAGFMHCLPAHRGEEVSEGVFESPASIVWDQAENRLHAQKAILEWIFK from the coding sequence ATGCCCAAACATTTTTTGACCATTCTGGACATCCCCAAGGATGAAGTGAAGCAGGTCGTCCTGCGCGCCAAGGAGATGAAGGACGGCAAGGTCCGCACCGATCTCCTGGACGGCAAGACCCTGCTGCTGATTTTCGAAAAAGCGTCCACCCGGACCCGCGTGTCCTTCGAGGTGGGCGTGCGCCAGTTGGGCGGGGACCCGGTGTTCATCGCCGCCCGCGATTCCCAGCTGGGGCGCAGCGAACCGCTCAAGGACACCGCCCGTGTCCTGTCGCGATACGCTGACGGGGTCATCGTGCGAACCTTCGGCCAGGAGAAACTGGAAACCCTGGTCGATTACGGCGACATCCCGGTGGTCAATGCCCTGACCGACGAATACCACCCGTGCCAGGTCATGGCCGACGTCCTGACCATGTACGAGCGCACCCCGGACCTGGAAAAGGTCAAGGTGGCCTGGGTCGGCGACGGCAACAACATGGCCCACTCCTTCATCAACGGCTCGGCCGCCTTCGGCTATGAACTGCGCCTGGCCTGTCCCGAGGGGTACAGGCCCGACACGGCCATCCTGGACAAGGCCGTCAGCCTCGGCGCCAGGATCACCCTGACCGACGACCCCAAGGTCGCCGTGGCCGGGGCCGACTACGTCAACACCGACGTGTGGGCGTCCATGGGCCAGGAAGAGGAGCAGAAGAAGCGCGAGGCCGCCTTTGCCGGCTACATGGTGGACGAGTCCCTCATGGGCCTGGCCGCGCCGAACGCGGGCTTCATGCACTGCCTGCCCGCCCATCGCGGCGAGGAGGTCTCCGAGGGGGTCTTCGAATCCCCGGCCTCCATCGTCTGGGACCAGGCCGAGAACCGGCTCCACGCGCAAAAGGCGATTCTTGAGTGGATCTTTAAATAA
- the ftsH gene encoding ATP-dependent zinc metalloprotease FtsH: MNNHMKNLVIWAIIFILMVVLFNLFNQPPVPKDTPSYSEFLSMVDSGAVDSVKIQGPKITGMKTSGEPFQTYAPDDPKMIETLIGKGVEVKAEPPDESPWYLTLLLSWFPMILLIGVWIFFMRQMQGGGSGGRGAMSFGRSKARLINEETAKVTFDDVAGVDEAKEELSEVVDFLREPRKFTRLGGRIPKGVLLVGSPGTGKTLLARAVAGEAGVPFYSISGSDFVEMFVGVGASRVRDLFAQGKKNAPCLIFIDEIDAVGRQRGAGLGGGHDEREQTLNQLLVEMDGFESNEGVILVAATNRPDVLDPALLRPGRFDRQVVVPNPDLRGRERILKVHSRKTPLAPSVDLEIIARGTPGFSGADLENLVNEAALGAAKLGKDRVDMNDFEEAKDKVMMGGRERRSMILSEDDKKTTAYHEGGHALVAKFLPGTDPVHKVSIIPRGRALGVTMQLPGEDRHNYSKEYLRNNMAVLMGGRVAEEVVLNQLTTGASNDIERATKTAHNMVCMWGMSDKLGPMSFGDNQEQVFLGRELIHNKNYGEETAKLIDSEVRRFVEEAHDKATVLVKENRELLDAIAMALLERETITGHDIDLLMEGKELPPVEPNNNSGSGQSGSSGSGTAAGYTADGRATRDSGPGYEPVSEKPGESGGETGDDFVLDDGEGEGHDGDGGENKLQ; the protein is encoded by the coding sequence TTGAACAATCATATGAAAAATCTTGTCATCTGGGCGATCATCTTCATTCTGATGGTTGTCCTGTTCAACCTTTTCAACCAGCCGCCCGTGCCCAAGGACACGCCGTCGTACAGCGAGTTCCTGTCCATGGTGGACAGCGGCGCCGTGGACTCGGTCAAGATCCAGGGCCCGAAGATCACCGGCATGAAGACCTCCGGCGAGCCGTTCCAGACTTACGCCCCGGACGATCCGAAGATGATCGAGACCCTCATCGGCAAGGGCGTGGAGGTCAAGGCCGAGCCGCCGGACGAGTCGCCGTGGTACCTGACCCTGCTTCTGTCCTGGTTCCCCATGATTCTGCTCATCGGCGTCTGGATATTCTTCATGCGCCAGATGCAGGGAGGCGGCAGCGGCGGACGCGGGGCCATGAGCTTTGGCCGGTCCAAGGCCCGGCTGATCAACGAGGAGACCGCCAAGGTCACCTTTGACGACGTGGCCGGCGTGGACGAGGCCAAGGAGGAGCTCTCCGAGGTCGTGGACTTCCTGCGCGAACCGCGCAAGTTCACCCGGTTGGGCGGCCGCATCCCCAAGGGCGTGCTCCTGGTGGGCAGCCCCGGCACCGGTAAGACCCTGCTGGCCCGGGCCGTGGCCGGCGAGGCGGGCGTGCCGTTCTATTCCATTTCCGGTTCGGACTTTGTGGAGATGTTCGTCGGCGTGGGCGCGTCCCGCGTGCGCGACCTCTTCGCCCAGGGCAAGAAGAACGCCCCGTGCCTGATCTTCATCGACGAGATCGACGCCGTGGGCCGCCAGCGCGGCGCGGGCCTGGGCGGCGGGCACGATGAGCGCGAGCAGACCCTGAACCAGCTGCTCGTGGAGATGGACGGCTTCGAGTCCAACGAGGGCGTCATTTTGGTGGCGGCCACCAACCGCCCGGACGTGCTCGATCCGGCCCTGCTGCGGCCCGGCCGTTTCGACCGCCAGGTGGTCGTGCCCAATCCGGACCTGCGCGGCCGCGAGCGCATTCTCAAGGTACACAGCCGCAAGACCCCGCTGGCCCCGAGCGTGGACCTGGAGATCATCGCCAGGGGCACCCCCGGCTTCTCGGGCGCGGACCTGGAGAACCTGGTCAACGAGGCGGCGCTCGGCGCGGCCAAGCTGGGCAAGGACCGGGTGGACATGAACGATTTCGAGGAGGCCAAGGACAAGGTCATGATGGGCGGGCGCGAACGCCGGTCCATGATCCTCTCCGAGGACGACAAGAAGACCACGGCCTACCACGAGGGCGGCCACGCCCTGGTGGCCAAGTTCCTTCCCGGCACCGATCCGGTGCACAAGGTCTCCATTATCCCCCGCGGGCGCGCGCTGGGCGTGACCATGCAGCTGCCCGGCGAGGATCGCCACAACTATTCCAAGGAATACCTGCGCAACAACATGGCCGTGCTCATGGGGGGCCGCGTGGCCGAGGAGGTCGTGCTCAATCAGCTGACCACCGGCGCCAGCAACGACATCGAGCGGGCCACCAAGACCGCCCACAACATGGTCTGCATGTGGGGCATGTCCGACAAGCTCGGTCCCATGAGCTTCGGCGACAACCAGGAGCAGGTCTTCCTGGGCCGAGAACTCATCCACAACAAGAACTACGGCGAGGAGACGGCCAAGCTGATCGACTCCGAGGTCCGGCGGTTCGTGGAGGAGGCCCACGACAAGGCCACCGTCCTGGTCAAGGAGAACCGCGAGCTGCTCGACGCCATCGCCATGGCCCTGCTGGAACGCGAGACCATCACCGGCCACGATATCGATCTGCTCATGGAAGGCAAGGAGCTGCCGCCCGTGGAACCGAACAACAACTCCGGTTCCGGCCAGTCCGGTTCCTCCGGTTCGGGCACGGCTGCGGGCTACACCGCCGACGGCCGAGCCACCAGGGATTCGGGCCCAGGCTATGAACCCGTGAGCGAGAAGCCCGGCGAATCCGGCGGCGAGACCGGCGACGACTTCGTCCTCGACGACGGCGAAGGAGAAGGGCACGACGGA
- a CDS encoding ABC transporter permease produces MVRPVNAILRYGLVVLVVGVLWKLTAAALGGVILPDPEDALAALLRAMSTRIFWEHFGVSLYRSVTAMGLAWITAFPLGLVMGSVRRVDDILAPFVFLTYPVPKIVLLPVFLLLLGLGDTSKIAMIALILGYQILVTTRDGVRSIHPKYFDSVRSLGGSNMDVLREVLLPAALPHGFTALRLGTGVSVAVLFFVESFATTRGLGYMIMDAWGAMDYLTMFSGILGMSIMGAALYEVANILERKACKWMFLRAKD; encoded by the coding sequence GTGGTGAGGCCGGTCAACGCCATCTTGCGCTACGGCCTGGTCGTCCTGGTGGTGGGCGTGCTCTGGAAGCTGACCGCCGCGGCACTGGGCGGAGTCATCCTGCCCGATCCCGAGGACGCCCTGGCGGCGTTGCTCAGGGCCATGTCCACGCGCATCTTCTGGGAGCACTTCGGGGTCAGCCTGTACCGCTCGGTGACCGCCATGGGGCTGGCCTGGATCACGGCCTTTCCGCTGGGCCTGGTCATGGGCAGCGTCAGGCGGGTGGACGACATTCTGGCTCCGTTCGTCTTCCTGACCTATCCGGTGCCCAAGATCGTGCTCCTGCCCGTGTTCCTGCTCTTGCTCGGGTTGGGCGACACCTCCAAGATCGCCATGATCGCGCTGATCCTCGGCTACCAGATCCTGGTCACCACCCGCGACGGGGTGCGCTCCATCCATCCCAAGTATTTCGATTCGGTCCGCTCCCTGGGCGGTTCGAACATGGACGTCCTGCGCGAGGTCCTGCTCCCGGCGGCCCTGCCGCACGGGTTCACGGCCCTGCGCCTGGGCACCGGCGTGTCCGTGGCCGTTCTTTTTTTCGTTGAATCCTTTGCCACCACCAGGGGCCTGGGCTATATGATCATGGACGCCTGGGGAGCCATGGACTACCTGACCATGTTCTCCGGCATCCTCGGCATGTCCATCATGGGCGCGGCCCTGTACGAGGTGGCCAATATCCTGGAACGCAAGGCATGCAAGTGGATGTTTTTGCGCGCCAAGGATTAA
- a CDS encoding argininosuccinate synthase, whose amino-acid sequence MQKIDKVVLAYSGGLDTSIILKWLKNNYDCDVICMTADLGQGEEMDGIEAKALKTGAVKAYVEDLREEFVRDYVFPMFRANALYEGRYLLGTAIARPLISKRMVEIAEMEGAQAVAHGATGKGNDQVRFELATMALNPRLTTIAPWREWELKSRTDLINFAQENEIPIPVSRKKPWSIDANLLHTSFEGGELEDPWNSPGPDCYRNITPPEKCPDQPEEITIDFEAGDPIAINSVKYSPAALLAKLNELGGRHGIGRVDMVENRFVGMKSRGVYETPGGTILAAAHRDLEGLCMDREMMHLRDSLIPKYAEMVYYGYWFSPEREALQAMIDKSQEKVTGTVRVKLYKGNCVPLGRKSPFSLYNSELATFEEDYVYDQADAAGFIKLVGLRLKGRMQQSKWGGKETEDSCE is encoded by the coding sequence ATGCAGAAAATAGATAAGGTCGTGCTTGCCTACTCGGGCGGGCTGGATACCTCCATCATTCTCAAGTGGCTGAAGAACAACTACGACTGCGACGTGATCTGCATGACCGCCGATCTCGGCCAGGGCGAGGAGATGGACGGCATCGAGGCCAAGGCGCTCAAGACCGGCGCGGTCAAGGCCTACGTCGAGGACCTGCGCGAGGAGTTCGTGCGCGACTACGTCTTCCCCATGTTCCGGGCCAACGCCCTGTACGAGGGCCGCTATCTGTTGGGCACGGCCATCGCCCGGCCGCTGATCTCCAAGCGCATGGTCGAGATAGCCGAGATGGAGGGCGCCCAGGCCGTGGCCCATGGCGCCACCGGCAAGGGCAACGATCAGGTCCGCTTCGAACTGGCCACCATGGCCCTCAACCCACGGCTGACGACCATCGCCCCGTGGCGCGAGTGGGAGCTCAAGTCCCGCACCGACCTGATCAATTTCGCCCAGGAAAACGAGATTCCCATCCCGGTCAGCCGCAAGAAGCCGTGGTCCATCGACGCCAACCTGCTCCACACCTCGTTCGAGGGTGGCGAGCTGGAGGACCCGTGGAACTCCCCGGGCCCGGACTGCTACCGCAACATCACCCCGCCCGAGAAGTGCCCGGACCAGCCCGAGGAGATCACCATCGACTTCGAGGCCGGCGACCCCATCGCCATCAACTCCGTGAAGTACTCCCCGGCGGCCCTGCTGGCCAAGCTCAACGAGCTGGGCGGCAGGCACGGCATCGGCCGGGTGGACATGGTCGAGAACCGCTTCGTGGGCATGAAGTCGCGCGGCGTGTACGAGACCCCGGGCGGGACCATCCTGGCCGCCGCCCACCGCGACCTGGAAGGGCTGTGCATGGATCGCGAGATGATGCACCTGCGCGACTCCCTCATTCCCAAATACGCCGAAATGGTGTATTATGGTTACTGGTTCTCGCCCGAGCGTGAGGCCCTGCAGGCCATGATCGACAAGTCCCAGGAAAAGGTCACCGGCACCGTGCGGGTCAAGCTGTACAAGGGCAACTGCGTGCCGCTGGGCCGCAAGTCCCCGTTCTCGCTCTACAACTCCGAGCTGGCCACCTTCGAGGAGGACTACGTGTACGACCAGGCCGACGCCGCCGGGTTCATCAAGCTGGTGGGTTTGCGCCTGAAGGGCCGCATGCAGCAGTCCAAGTGGGGCGGGAAAGAGACCGAAGACTCCTGCGAGTAA
- a CDS encoding ABC transporter ATP-binding protein: MLTAENLGKSYDGKTVIQDVSFTLEQGETLAVVGPSGCGKTTLLYLLSGLAAPDSGRALLDGGPISGPTSDISIILQDYGLLPWRTIIDNVALGLKIQGVGRRERLERARAQLADVGITGRDNEYPANLSGGEQQRVAIARAFVTRPRLTLLDEPFSSLDALTRERLQLALLTAWQARQVPYVLVTHSLEEAVMLGQRIMVMSARPARPVAVFDNPGFGDARIRDTEACFALLKELRHTVEAQW; the protein is encoded by the coding sequence ATGCTGACCGCCGAGAACCTGGGCAAGTCCTATGACGGCAAAACCGTCATCCAGGACGTTTCCTTCACCCTGGAGCAGGGGGAGACCCTGGCCGTGGTCGGCCCGTCGGGCTGCGGCAAGACGACCCTGCTCTACCTGCTGAGCGGCCTGGCCGCGCCCGACAGCGGGCGGGCCCTGCTCGACGGCGGTCCGATCTCGGGCCCCACCTCGGACATCTCCATCATTCTCCAGGACTACGGGCTGCTGCCCTGGCGCACGATCATCGACAACGTGGCCCTCGGCCTCAAGATCCAGGGCGTGGGCCGCAGGGAACGGCTTGAGCGGGCGCGCGCCCAACTGGCCGATGTCGGCATCACCGGGCGCGACAACGAGTATCCGGCCAATCTTTCGGGCGGGGAGCAGCAGCGGGTGGCCATCGCCCGCGCCTTCGTCACCCGGCCCCGGCTGACCCTGCTGGACGAACCCTTTTCCTCTTTGGACGCCCTGACCCGCGAGCGGCTGCAACTGGCCCTGCTCACGGCCTGGCAGGCGCGCCAAGTGCCGTACGTACTGGTCACGCACTCCCTCGAGGAGGCGGTCATGCTCGGCCAGCGGATCATGGTCATGTCCGCGCGTCCGGCCCGGCCCGTGGCCGTGTTCGACAACCCCGGCTTCGGCGACGCGCGCATCCGCGACACCGAGGCGTGCTTCGCCCTGCTCAAGGAGTTGCGCCATACCGTGGAGGCCCAGTGGTGA
- the ybeY gene encoding rRNA maturation RNase YbeY: MSVSGPVEIIRETRLDPRFPLSRSELGRLAAILLEALGLEGRTFELKLVDDREIARLNSEFLGCTGPTNILSFPARDADEADYAEDADGPGGEVGEPGDQAFLGELALSVDALARETDLYGQAPLEHLARLLAHGLLHLAGFDHGEIMFDMTDAAVDRVLDEYAEAAG; encoded by the coding sequence ATGAGCGTGAGCGGCCCGGTGGAGATCATCCGGGAGACCCGGCTCGACCCGAGGTTTCCCCTGTCCCGGTCCGAGCTCGGGAGGCTGGCCGCTATCCTGCTCGAGGCACTGGGCCTTGAGGGCCGCACCTTCGAGCTCAAGCTGGTGGACGACCGTGAGATCGCCCGGCTCAACAGCGAATTTCTGGGCTGCACCGGCCCGACCAACATCCTCAGCTTTCCGGCCCGCGACGCCGACGAAGCGGATTACGCCGAAGACGCCGACGGCCCGGGCGGGGAGGTCGGCGAGCCCGGCGACCAGGCCTTTCTCGGCGAGCTGGCCCTGTCCGTGGACGCCCTGGCGCGGGAGACCGACCTGTACGGCCAGGCCCCTCTGGAGCACCTGGCCCGGTTGCTGGCCCACGGCCTGCTGCACCTGGCCGGATTCGACCACGGCGAGATCATGTTCGACATGACCGACGCGGCCGTGGACCGGGTTCTGGACGAATACGCGGAGGCGGCGGGGTAG
- a CDS encoding PhoH family protein: MQVDVFARQGLISEEIVLPVTKLEFDDGHMASQLFGPHGQHLKLLGERIGVRIESRGNTLVIHSQDGEEDKGDLAAQVLTQLYAMIRRGKSVYPQDVDFACRILERQPSADVCEVFKGDVYATSGKRTVSPKSLNQREYLDAIRESDMTFGIGPAGTGKTYLAVAMAVGALTRREVKRIVLTRPAVEAGEKLGFLPGDLAEKINPYLRPLYDALHDMLDFAKVQDYQESGVIEVAPLAFMRGRTLNDAFIILDEAQNTTPEQMKMFLTRLGFGSKAVVTGDVTQIDLPVHAKSGLLQARHILDGVKGVKFITFDEKDVIRHPLVGRIVRAYDAHEGNGQ, translated from the coding sequence ATGCAAGTGGATGTTTTTGCGCGCCAAGGATTAATTTCGGAGGAAATCGTTCTGCCCGTCACCAAGCTTGAATTCGACGACGGCCACATGGCCAGCCAGCTTTTCGGCCCCCACGGCCAGCATCTGAAACTTCTGGGCGAGCGCATCGGCGTGCGCATAGAGAGCCGGGGCAACACCCTGGTCATCCACTCTCAGGATGGGGAGGAGGACAAGGGCGACCTGGCCGCCCAGGTCCTGACCCAGCTCTACGCCATGATCCGGCGCGGCAAGTCCGTGTATCCGCAGGACGTGGACTTTGCCTGCCGCATCCTCGAGCGCCAGCCCTCGGCCGACGTGTGCGAGGTCTTCAAGGGCGACGTCTACGCCACCTCGGGCAAGCGGACCGTGTCACCCAAGTCGCTGAACCAACGGGAATATCTCGACGCCATCCGCGAGTCGGACATGACCTTCGGCATCGGCCCGGCGGGCACGGGCAAGACCTACCTGGCCGTGGCCATGGCCGTGGGCGCGCTGACCCGCCGCGAGGTCAAGCGCATCGTCCTGACCCGCCCGGCCGTGGAGGCGGGCGAGAAGCTCGGTTTCCTGCCCGGCGACCTGGCCGAGAAGATCAACCCGTACCTGCGCCCGCTCTACGACGCCCTGCACGACATGCTCGATTTCGCCAAGGTCCAGGACTACCAGGAGTCCGGGGTCATCGAGGTGGCCCCGCTGGCCTTCATGCGCGGGCGCACCCTGAACGACGCCTTCATCATCCTGGACGAGGCCCAGAACACCACGCCCGAGCAGATGAAGATGTTCCTGACCCGGCTCGGCTTCGGCTCAAAGGCCGTGGTCACCGGCGACGTCACCCAGATCGACCTGCCGGTCCACGCCAAGTCCGGCCTGCTCCAGGCCCGGCACATCCTCGACGGGGTCAAGGGCGTGAAATTCATCACCTTCGACGAGAAAGACGTGATCCGCCACCCGCTGGTCGGGCGCATAGTCCGGGCCTACGACGCCCACGAGGGCAACGGGCAATGA
- a CDS encoding AlbA family DNA-binding domain-containing protein, producing MRGIKGKQLYKLLFYGVIFAVAAMGALVYTGVREIRRDAAVVAVESSARGLSGAVTVLLNAVRNSNQEMGQGLLKSLEPAALRKEFGAVLKEHQNLEAILVSDGQGMRYMLTRRFGGMVEAVPDEMHTVLKWELLKDGKPSDQPFTGWALDLGEVDRSLSNEFSHLEPGQVNWRSAGRFHHVKVAWITASSLVDSDSGQRLMLSFAFPAEVILSQLSEAEHGGAERIFLYWGDGRAMPVGGLGEDVGPDLAGQALTPDKLPDPVVRKAVSGLAALEAGTPDKPFSFVSGGETWWTWAMPLSIFGDTLSLGVAVPRKNVLSALTSDSFLQAGAVVLILMAFGVLFVLHRNRGRIESLGLRREAAITAGDVIDLVRAGEGGRLEFKQTLRFNLKSGKNGKEIEHACLKTVSAFLNTEGGTLLIGVADDGTVTGFDEDHFESDDKALLHFNNLVDRHIGTEFSRYIDSRVIEVGEKRVLRVHCVPAPAPAILDAAKGEEFYVRSGPASRCLTLKQFHDWLRKHQ from the coding sequence ATGCGCGGCATCAAGGGCAAGCAGCTGTACAAGTTGTTGTTTTACGGCGTTATTTTCGCGGTGGCGGCCATGGGTGCGCTGGTCTACACGGGCGTGCGCGAGATCCGCAGAGACGCGGCCGTGGTGGCCGTGGAGAGTTCGGCGCGCGGGCTGTCCGGCGCGGTGACCGTGCTTCTCAACGCGGTGCGCAACTCCAACCAGGAGATGGGCCAGGGGCTGCTCAAGAGCCTTGAACCCGCCGCTTTGCGCAAGGAGTTCGGCGCGGTGCTCAAGGAGCACCAGAACCTCGAGGCGATCCTGGTCAGCGACGGGCAGGGGATGCGCTACATGCTCACCCGGCGCTTCGGCGGCATGGTCGAAGCCGTGCCCGACGAGATGCACACGGTCCTGAAATGGGAGCTGCTCAAGGACGGCAAGCCCAGCGACCAGCCGTTCACCGGCTGGGCCCTGGACCTGGGCGAGGTTGACCGTTCTTTGTCTAATGAATTCAGCCACTTGGAACCGGGTCAGGTCAATTGGCGCAGCGCGGGCCGGTTCCACCACGTCAAGGTGGCCTGGATCACGGCCTCCTCCCTGGTGGATTCCGATTCGGGCCAGCGGCTGATGCTCTCCTTCGCCTTCCCGGCCGAGGTTATCCTGTCCCAGCTCAGCGAGGCCGAGCACGGCGGGGCGGAGCGGATTTTCCTCTATTGGGGCGATGGCCGGGCCATGCCCGTCGGCGGGCTCGGCGAGGACGTGGGCCCGGACCTGGCCGGACAGGCCCTGACCCCGGACAAGCTGCCCGACCCGGTGGTGCGCAAGGCCGTGTCCGGACTGGCCGCCCTGGAGGCCGGGACCCCGGACAAGCCGTTCTCCTTCGTCTCGGGCGGCGAGACATGGTGGACCTGGGCCATGCCCCTGTCCATCTTCGGCGACACCCTGTCCCTGGGCGTGGCCGTGCCGCGCAAGAACGTCCTGTCCGCCCTGACCAGCGACTCCTTCCTGCAGGCCGGGGCCGTGGTCCTCATCCTCATGGCCTTCGGCGTGCTCTTTGTCCTGCACCGCAACCGGGGCCGCATCGAATCCCTGGGCCTGCGCCGCGAGGCCGCGATCACCGCGGGCGACGTCATCGACTTGGTCCGGGCGGGGGAGGGGGGCAGGCTGGAGTTCAAGCAGACCCTGCGCTTCAATCTCAAGTCCGGCAAGAACGGCAAGGAGATCGAGCACGCCTGTCTCAAGACCGTGTCCGCCTTCCTCAACACCGAGGGCGGAACCCTGCTCATCGGCGTGGCCGACGACGGCACCGTGACCGGCTTCGACGAGGACCATTTCGAGAGCGACGACAAGGCCTTGCTGCACTTCAACAACCTGGTGGACCGGCACATCGGCACCGAGTTCTCGCGCTACATCGACAGCCGGGTCATCGAGGTGGGCGAAAAGCGGGTCCTGCGCGTGCATTGCGTCCCGGCCCCGGCCCCGGCCATCCTGGACGCGGCCAAGGGCGAGGAGTTCTACGTGCGCAGCGGACCGGCCAGCCGCTGCCTGACGCTCAAGCAGTTCCACGACTGGCTGCGCAAGCACCAGTAG
- the argH gene encoding argininosuccinate lyase, with translation MADKKMWGGRFAQGTAASMEAFSESVSFDRLLYAEDIRGSQAHARMLARQGFLTDDEARAICDGLDKVKSEIESGAFVWKTEMEDVHMNVESRLTEIIGPLGGKLHTARSRNDQVALDFRLHVAARLAAWQEYLASVVTVFVDRAEEHKNTMLPGCTHFQPAQPVTLGQHLLAYCQMFKRDHERVTDALKRVRVMPLGAAALAGTTHPVDPRAVADDLGLPATFANSMDAVSDRDFVLEAVFAGSLVMAHLSRMCEELIIWANPNFGYVKLPDQYATGSSIMPQKKNPDACEIMRGKTGRVVGSLMGLLVLIKGLPMTYNRDMQEDKEPFFDADRTVTASLGIMADMLRLMEFVPEKMAATVKRGFLNATELADYLAAKGVPFREAHHITGAAVAYAEGKGVGLEDLDLDELKRFSGEIGEDVYAVLDYSAAIRRRITPGGTGPESVAAQIKALRGWLGSL, from the coding sequence ATGGCAGACAAGAAGATGTGGGGCGGGCGGTTCGCGCAAGGGACCGCCGCGTCCATGGAGGCGTTTTCCGAGTCCGTGTCCTTTGACCGGCTCCTCTACGCCGAGGATATACGCGGTTCCCAGGCTCATGCCCGGATGCTGGCCAGGCAGGGCTTTCTGACCGATGACGAGGCCCGGGCCATCTGCGACGGGCTGGACAAGGTCAAATCCGAGATCGAGTCCGGCGCGTTCGTCTGGAAGACCGAGATGGAAGACGTGCACATGAACGTCGAGTCCCGGCTGACCGAGATCATCGGACCGTTGGGCGGCAAGCTGCACACCGCGCGCAGCCGCAACGACCAGGTGGCTCTGGACTTCCGCCTGCACGTGGCCGCCCGGCTGGCCGCCTGGCAGGAGTACCTGGCCTCGGTCGTCACGGTCTTCGTGGACCGCGCCGAGGAGCACAAAAACACCATGCTGCCCGGCTGCACCCATTTCCAGCCCGCCCAGCCCGTGACCCTGGGCCAGCACCTGCTGGCCTACTGCCAGATGTTCAAGCGCGACCATGAGCGCGTGACCGACGCCCTGAAGCGGGTCCGGGTCATGCCGCTGGGCGCGGCGGCCCTGGCCGGGACCACCCATCCGGTGGATCCGCGCGCCGTGGCCGACGACCTCGGCCTGCCCGCGACGTTCGCCAACTCCATGGACGCCGTGTCCGACCGCGACTTCGTGCTCGAAGCCGTGTTCGCGGGCTCCCTGGTCATGGCCCACCTGTCGCGCATGTGCGAGGAGCTGATCATCTGGGCCAATCCGAATTTCGGCTACGTCAAGCTGCCCGACCAGTACGCCACGGGCTCCTCGATCATGCCCCAGAAGAAGAATCCCGATGCCTGCGAGATCATGCGCGGCAAGACCGGCCGCGTGGTCGGCTCGCTCATGGGCCTGCTCGTCCTGATCAAGGGGCTGCCCATGACCTACAACCGGGACATGCAGGAGGACAAGGAGCCGTTCTTCGACGCGGACCGCACAGTCACCGCGTCGCTCGGCATCATGGCCGACATGCTCCGGCTCATGGAGTTCGTGCCAGAAAAGATGGCCGCGACCGTCAAGCGCGGCTTCCTCAACGCCACCGAGCTGGCCGACTACCTGGCCGCCAAGGGCGTGCCCTTCCGCGAGGCGCACCACATCACCGGCGCTGCCGTGGCCTATGCCGAGGGCAAGGGCGTCGGCCTGGAGGATCTCGATCTGGACGAACTGAAGCGTTTCTCCGGCGAGATCGGGGAGGACGTCTACGCCGTGCTCGACTACTCGGCGGCCATCCGGCGGCGGATTACCCCCGGCGGAACGGGCCCCGAATCGGTGGCCGCCCAGATCAAGGCGTTGAGGGGATGGCTCGGTTCCCTGTAG